In the genome of Sorangium aterium, one region contains:
- a CDS encoding serine/threonine-protein kinase, whose amino-acid sequence MPPARVAAEALVGKLLCDKYRVVQLLGSGGVGHVYLAERVGRPREAATSRVALKVLRAELRDDPLLVARFEREAGAASRVRHPNVLCVDALERAGDAPCFAMELLVGLDLADTLTFTRALVPSRAVRIAADLASGVDAVHRAGVIHRDVKPENVFLVHAADGREIVKLLDFGFSCIQSQGDEGAPLPRVVGTPEYMAPEQAQGAPAAPAADVYSLGIVLYEMLAGRVPFQGPYPAIAEKHGREPPPPLHRVHPGLLISRELDAVVRKALVKDPRGRFASMAELRQALLATPEARVGTSSAVPPDAGAPPPPGVGHWGTKP is encoded by the coding sequence ATGCCTCCCGCTCGCGTCGCCGCTGAAGCGCTCGTGGGCAAGCTCCTCTGCGACAAGTACCGCGTCGTGCAGCTGCTCGGCAGCGGCGGGGTCGGGCACGTCTACCTCGCGGAGCGCGTCGGCAGGCCGCGTGAGGCCGCGACGTCGCGCGTCGCGCTCAAGGTCCTCCGGGCAGAGCTCCGCGACGATCCGCTGCTCGTCGCGCGGTTCGAGCGAGAGGCCGGCGCGGCGTCGCGCGTCCGTCATCCCAACGTCCTCTGTGTCGATGCGCTCGAGCGCGCCGGCGACGCGCCGTGCTTCGCGATGGAGCTGCTCGTCGGGCTCGATCTCGCCGACACGCTGACGTTCACCCGAGCGCTCGTCCCGTCTCGCGCGGTCCGGATCGCCGCCGACCTCGCCTCGGGCGTCGATGCCGTGCACCGCGCCGGCGTGATTCACCGCGACGTGAAGCCGGAGAACGTGTTCCTCGTGCACGCGGCCGACGGGCGCGAGATCGTCAAGCTGCTCGACTTCGGCTTCTCGTGCATCCAGAGCCAGGGCGACGAAGGCGCGCCGCTCCCCCGGGTCGTGGGGACGCCAGAGTACATGGCGCCCGAGCAGGCGCAGGGCGCGCCGGCGGCGCCCGCCGCCGACGTCTACTCCCTGGGCATCGTGCTCTACGAGATGCTCGCGGGACGTGTCCCCTTTCAGGGCCCGTACCCGGCCATCGCAGAGAAGCACGGGCGCGAGCCGCCGCCGCCGCTGCACCGGGTCCACCCCGGGCTGCTCATCTCGCGCGAGCTCGACGCCGTCGTGCGCAAGGCGCTCGTGAAGGACCCCCGCGGCCGGTTCGCCTCGATGGCGGAGCTACGGCAGGCGCTGCTCGCGACGCCCGAGGCCCGCGTCGGGACGTCGTCCGCGGTTCCGCCCGACGCCGGCGCGCCGCCGCCCCCCGGCGTCGGGCACTGGGGCACCAAACCGTGA
- the pcnB gene encoding polynucleotide adenylyltransferase PcnB, which produces MPTDTGALDEDPFRVELVDEDIPTPRRYQVVFDEARIDPDVQKVVRRLVRHGFQAYLVGGCVRDLLLDRRPKDFDVATSARPEEVRELFRNSRIIGRRFRLVHVLFQGGKVIEVATFRRNPKEDSDDGSELLIRSDNAFGVAHEDALRRDFRINALFYDVEARQILDWVGGMEDVRRQVVHTIGDPETRFREDPIRILRALKFAGRLGFGITPDVYDAVVYCRDALALAARPRLSEEILRLLRGGQARRTIYLAWETGVLDVLLPEVSALLYDDRGDDGPGQRLWRVLDYVDRRTAADRPLDDTVLWTLLLLEPMKEACDGVRDRAAAVADFLEPLIDRLAISRRYADGMRRIVAVLPRLAGGRAGRFARTDIFQPALDVLAAELTARGESTEAIDRLRSAPHPRRQHADAAQFRR; this is translated from the coding sequence ATGCCGACGGACACAGGCGCCCTCGACGAAGATCCGTTCCGCGTCGAGCTCGTCGACGAAGACATCCCTACCCCGCGCCGCTACCAGGTCGTCTTCGACGAGGCGCGGATCGATCCGGATGTCCAGAAAGTCGTGCGACGCCTCGTGCGCCACGGCTTTCAAGCCTACCTGGTAGGCGGCTGTGTGCGGGATCTGCTGCTCGATCGGCGCCCGAAGGACTTCGACGTCGCCACCAGCGCGCGGCCGGAGGAGGTCCGCGAGCTGTTCCGCAACTCGCGCATCATCGGCCGGCGGTTTCGCCTGGTGCACGTCCTCTTCCAGGGCGGGAAGGTCATCGAGGTGGCGACCTTCCGCCGCAACCCGAAAGAGGACTCCGACGACGGGAGCGAGCTGCTCATCCGCAGCGACAACGCGTTCGGCGTCGCGCACGAGGACGCGCTCCGCCGCGACTTCCGGATCAACGCGCTCTTCTACGACGTCGAGGCGCGGCAGATCCTCGACTGGGTCGGCGGCATGGAGGACGTGCGCCGCCAGGTGGTCCACACGATCGGCGATCCGGAGACGCGCTTCCGCGAGGATCCGATCCGCATCCTGCGCGCGCTCAAGTTCGCGGGTCGGCTGGGCTTCGGGATCACCCCCGACGTCTACGATGCGGTCGTCTACTGCCGGGACGCGCTCGCGCTCGCGGCGCGCCCGCGCCTCTCGGAGGAGATCCTGCGCCTGCTGCGCGGCGGCCAGGCGCGCCGCACCATCTACCTCGCGTGGGAGACCGGGGTGCTCGACGTCCTCCTGCCGGAGGTCTCGGCGCTGCTCTACGACGATCGCGGCGATGACGGCCCCGGGCAGCGCCTCTGGCGCGTGCTCGACTACGTCGACCGGCGCACCGCGGCGGATCGGCCGCTCGACGACACGGTCCTCTGGACGCTCTTGCTCCTCGAGCCGATGAAGGAGGCCTGCGACGGCGTCCGCGACCGCGCGGCGGCGGTCGCCGATTTCCTCGAGCCCCTCATCGATCGGCTGGCCATCTCTCGCCGTTACGCCGACGGCATGCGGCGCATCGTCGCCGTCCTGCCGAGGCTCGCGGGCGGTCGCGCTGGCCGCTTCGCGCGGACGGACATCTTCCAGCCTGCCCTCGACGTGCTGGCCGCCGAGCTCACCGCGCGCGGAGAGTCGACGGAAGCGATCGACAGGCTGCGCTCCGCCCCGCACCCGCGGCGCCAGCACGCCGACGCCGCGCAGTTCCGGCGCTGA
- a CDS encoding transglutaminase-like domain-containing protein → MSSPVARLRSAAPPAVPVSRRRFGGSARGLLVFALACAVSRLADAQASLLHEFIAPDPAEDVSLATTTLDGGLPAAIQTPSGLATAPDPQRPPSNQQQVYSNVGSDAGPDASYEPDRDTRRPNVERYDDPFSPATAPFKRLQAYDAVRADYSLVVRDRSLKTVKADGAVSAGDEAFYGDIAVDLVPNEPVRIPTVGPDTRLVRMHVNPDTPVVVLRDGADNWFVRSAKSARVRLIVQLAIARATFGSEFADVSWSKLEPFRAPQEASHEAAFRQVAQAIGISSAMRPRDVVQKMVEYFRSFAPSDDPPKGNGDIYLDLALSRKGVCRHRAFAFLVTALHIGIPARMVVNEAHAWVEVFDGSLWHRIDLGGAALNMDQEVDPSRPPHSPPPDPYSWPEQRDSGQDLADRTRAEQTQQGPAGPGAGSSGAAVPPPPPAPTPTPTSDAAGRAAESTDVVVTALDKDIRRGFPLHLQGQVSSAGAPCGHVRVDVVLTGTAAPQGVTVGSLSTDDRGRYDGAVVIPGDFALGEYDLAVATPGDVRCKAGRTEAAAP, encoded by the coding sequence ATGTCCTCTCCGGTCGCACGCCTGCGCTCTGCTGCTCCGCCGGCTGTCCCCGTGTCCAGGCGCCGGTTCGGCGGCTCGGCGCGCGGCCTGCTCGTGTTCGCGCTCGCCTGCGCCGTATCGCGGCTCGCCGATGCGCAGGCGTCGCTCCTGCACGAGTTCATCGCGCCGGATCCCGCGGAGGACGTCTCGCTCGCCACGACGACGCTCGACGGCGGGCTCCCCGCGGCGATCCAGACGCCGAGCGGCCTGGCAACGGCGCCCGATCCGCAGCGCCCGCCGTCGAACCAGCAGCAGGTCTACAGCAACGTCGGCTCCGACGCCGGCCCCGACGCGTCCTACGAGCCGGATCGAGATACCCGCCGGCCGAACGTCGAGCGCTACGACGATCCGTTCTCTCCAGCGACCGCGCCGTTCAAGCGGCTGCAAGCGTATGACGCCGTGAGGGCGGACTACTCGCTCGTCGTCCGAGATCGGAGCCTGAAGACCGTCAAGGCGGACGGCGCCGTCTCGGCGGGCGACGAGGCGTTCTACGGGGACATCGCGGTCGATCTCGTGCCCAACGAGCCGGTCCGGATCCCGACGGTGGGACCGGACACGCGCCTCGTGCGGATGCACGTGAACCCCGATACCCCGGTCGTGGTCCTGCGTGACGGCGCCGACAACTGGTTCGTGCGCAGCGCGAAGAGCGCGCGCGTCCGGCTCATCGTGCAGCTCGCCATCGCCCGCGCGACCTTCGGCAGCGAGTTCGCCGACGTCAGCTGGAGCAAGCTCGAGCCCTTCCGCGCGCCCCAGGAGGCCTCCCACGAGGCGGCGTTCAGGCAGGTCGCGCAGGCGATCGGCATCTCGTCTGCGATGCGGCCGCGCGACGTCGTACAGAAGATGGTCGAGTACTTCCGGTCGTTCGCCCCGTCGGACGACCCGCCCAAGGGGAACGGCGACATCTACCTGGATCTCGCGCTCTCGCGAAAAGGCGTCTGCCGCCACCGCGCCTTCGCGTTCCTCGTCACCGCCCTGCACATCGGGATCCCCGCGCGGATGGTCGTCAACGAGGCGCACGCCTGGGTCGAGGTCTTCGATGGCTCGCTCTGGCACCGCATCGACCTCGGGGGGGCCGCCCTCAACATGGACCAGGAGGTCGATCCGAGCCGCCCGCCCCATAGCCCGCCGCCGGATCCCTACAGCTGGCCGGAGCAGCGCGACTCGGGCCAGGATCTCGCCGACCGCACGCGCGCCGAGCAGACGCAGCAGGGGCCCGCTGGCCCGGGGGCCGGGAGCAGCGGCGCCGCCGTGCCGCCGCCGCCTCCTGCGCCCACGCCCACGCCCACGAGCGACGCGGCCGGGCGCGCGGCGGAGAGCACCGACGTCGTCGTGACCGCGCTGGACAAGGACATCCGCCGCGGCTTTCCCCTCCACCTCCAGGGACAGGTCAGCAGCGCCGGGGCGCCGTGCGGGCATGTCCGCGTCGACGTGGTCCTGACGGGGACCGCGGCGCCGCAGGGCGTGACGGTCGGCTCGCTGTCGACCGACGACCGAGGGCGGTACGACGGGGCCGTCGTCATCCCTGGCGATTTCGCGCTCGGCGAGTACGACCTCGCGGTCGCGACGCCGGGCGACGTCCGCTGCAAGGCCGGCCGCACGGAAGCTGCCGCCCCGTGA
- a CDS encoding NUDIX hydrolase: protein MSDAPACALSPPRVAVGAVVIDRRPDAPDAPRVLVVKRARPPLAGSWSLPGGRVEPGERLADAVAREIREETGLDVRVGPLVEVVEIVATPYHYVILDYLCESIGGALSPGDDASEAALVPIPELPAYGLTDVALRVIHKALAMAAAG, encoded by the coding sequence GTGAGCGACGCGCCGGCATGCGCCCTCTCGCCCCCGCGCGTCGCGGTGGGCGCTGTCGTCATCGATCGCCGGCCCGATGCGCCTGACGCGCCGCGCGTGCTCGTCGTCAAGCGCGCTCGTCCTCCCCTCGCGGGCTCCTGGTCGCTCCCGGGTGGGCGCGTGGAGCCCGGAGAGCGGCTCGCGGACGCCGTTGCCCGCGAGATCCGCGAAGAGACGGGCCTCGACGTCCGCGTCGGCCCCCTCGTGGAGGTCGTGGAGATCGTGGCGACTCCCTATCATTACGTGATCCTCGATTATCTGTGCGAGTCGATCGGAGGCGCCCTCTCTCCAGGAGACGACGCCTCCGAGGCGGCCCTCGTGCCCATCCCCGAGCTTCCGGCCTACGGCCTCACCGACGTCGCGCTCCGCGTGATCCACAAGGCGCTGGCGATGGCGGCCGCCGGCTGA
- a CDS encoding TetR/AcrR family transcriptional regulator, whose product MSSTRRARKEEQKEERRRFIIDAAWQLFQETAYSEVTMAQVAERTSLAKGTLYLYFTTKEELFLAVVDQELAKWFHDVDIHLTHFCASRGDASPARPRPSRARRDASGVSGAPAEDASASVASILSTTLAARDAMTRLLGILHSVLEQNVSYEAALRFKLSLLGHVERTGVLLERCLPSLAPGHGGPTLIRMYALLIGMRQVCDPSDVIRDIRSRPDMGLFRINFGEEIRASFALLLSGASAPPLASGRLGAPALPGLSSAERRRPEG is encoded by the coding sequence ATGAGCTCGACGCGGAGGGCGAGGAAGGAGGAGCAGAAGGAGGAGCGGCGGCGGTTCATCATCGACGCAGCCTGGCAGCTGTTCCAGGAGACCGCCTATTCCGAGGTCACCATGGCTCAGGTCGCCGAGCGCACCAGCCTCGCAAAGGGCACGCTCTACCTCTACTTCACCACGAAAGAAGAGCTCTTTCTCGCGGTCGTCGATCAAGAGCTCGCGAAGTGGTTCCACGATGTGGATATCCATCTGACGCATTTCTGCGCCTCCCGCGGCGACGCGAGCCCGGCGCGCCCTCGGCCCTCGCGGGCCCGCCGCGACGCGTCTGGGGTGTCTGGCGCGCCTGCCGAGGACGCCTCGGCGAGCGTCGCCTCGATCCTGTCGACGACCCTCGCCGCGCGCGACGCGATGACACGCTTGCTCGGCATCCTCCACAGCGTGCTCGAGCAGAACGTCAGCTACGAGGCCGCGCTCCGCTTCAAGCTCTCTCTCCTGGGTCACGTCGAGCGCACCGGGGTGCTGCTCGAGCGGTGCCTGCCGTCGCTCGCTCCCGGCCATGGCGGCCCGACCCTCATCCGGATGTACGCCCTGCTCATCGGGATGCGCCAGGTCTGCGATCCCAGCGACGTGATCCGCGATATCCGCAGCCGCCCCGATATGGGCCTCTTCCGGATCAACTTCGGCGAGGAGATCCGGGCATCGTTCGCGCTCCTCCTGAGCGGCGCGAGCGCGCCGCCGCTCGCGTCCGGGCGGCTCGGCGCCCCGGCCCTCCCCGGGTTGAGCTCAGCGGAGCGGCGCCGCCCGGAGGGGTGA
- a CDS encoding C1 family peptidase translates to MIDSERFAGRHGDITTDARADVLDFRDTLYRPTMVEVPPIMPPERFVEYGVPVLDQGKNNGCTGFTVATVAHYLLRGRRVSPDRSLVSQNMVYTMARRYDEYPGEDDARGSSLRGAMKGWHKHGICSYEHWPWDANDLHGTLTPERAVDAMLRPLGLYQRVNHRDLPAMHSALAEVGIIAASALIPFNGWYYGTQRSGIIPTVDRTNPFIAPWGGHAFAIIGYDAEGFWLQNSWGVGWGKGGFGRLCYDDWLQYGFDAWVGRLGVPIRLNQARSLRPLTSTSRTFASLRPHLISVDMHGQLQQRGAYGTSSEDVRIIMEEDFLSATATWKRRRLVLIAGGGLRRQIDAINRMSRLRPKLLGHEIYPIELLWETDHYPRLLEILHRATEGRRHDGYDPRAFGFMIDRRDDALEPLVRRMGGKAEWDRMKLAAGDATMDADHGGLREMIGRLASLMDSDPKIELHLVAHSSGTFLLAPLVQLVTSEKGKKIEGGPMRGQLGLGLPIESLSLLAPASALDAFRDTYMPPIKSGMVRRFALFTLTDEAELQDHCEVYGRSLLYLVSNALERRPRVPGTSGVSLLGMEAGLLDPENADVLSLLTETKDDRPVVFPRAEWIKGPNTRPPPHGSEARRHEDFENDATTWKSVIARILNQPFADHLPPMSARDPW, encoded by the coding sequence ATGATCGATTCCGAGCGTTTCGCTGGGCGTCACGGGGACATCACGACCGACGCGCGCGCTGACGTCCTCGATTTCCGCGACACCCTCTATCGCCCCACGATGGTGGAAGTGCCTCCGATCATGCCCCCGGAGCGCTTCGTCGAGTACGGCGTGCCCGTGCTCGACCAGGGCAAGAACAACGGCTGCACCGGCTTCACGGTCGCCACCGTGGCGCACTACCTGCTGCGCGGGCGCAGGGTCTCGCCGGACCGCAGCCTCGTGAGCCAGAACATGGTGTACACGATGGCGCGCCGCTACGACGAGTACCCCGGCGAGGACGACGCGAGGGGATCCAGCCTGAGGGGCGCCATGAAGGGCTGGCACAAACACGGTATTTGCTCCTATGAGCACTGGCCGTGGGACGCGAACGATCTCCACGGCACGCTCACGCCGGAGCGCGCGGTGGACGCGATGCTCCGGCCGCTCGGCCTGTATCAACGGGTGAACCACAGGGATCTCCCGGCGATGCACAGCGCCCTCGCGGAGGTCGGGATCATCGCGGCCTCCGCGCTGATCCCGTTCAACGGCTGGTATTATGGGACCCAGAGGAGCGGCATCATCCCGACGGTCGACAGGACGAATCCCTTCATCGCCCCCTGGGGCGGTCACGCGTTCGCGATCATCGGGTATGACGCGGAGGGCTTCTGGCTCCAGAACTCGTGGGGTGTCGGCTGGGGCAAGGGCGGCTTCGGTCGACTCTGTTACGACGACTGGCTCCAATACGGCTTCGACGCGTGGGTCGGGCGGCTCGGCGTCCCGATCCGCCTGAACCAGGCGCGCTCGCTCCGCCCGCTCACGTCCACCAGCCGGACGTTCGCGAGCCTGCGGCCGCACCTCATCAGCGTCGACATGCACGGCCAGCTCCAGCAGCGCGGAGCCTACGGCACGTCGTCGGAGGACGTCCGCATCATCATGGAAGAGGATTTCCTGAGCGCGACCGCGACCTGGAAGCGCCGCCGGCTCGTCCTGATCGCGGGCGGCGGGCTGCGCCGGCAGATCGACGCGATCAACCGGATGTCGCGCCTCCGGCCGAAGCTGCTCGGGCACGAGATCTACCCCATCGAGCTTCTCTGGGAGACCGACCACTACCCGCGCCTCCTCGAGATCCTCCATCGCGCCACGGAGGGGCGCCGCCACGACGGCTACGATCCCAGGGCGTTCGGGTTCATGATCGATCGGCGCGACGACGCCCTCGAGCCGCTCGTCCGCCGCATGGGCGGCAAGGCCGAGTGGGACCGCATGAAGCTGGCCGCGGGCGACGCGACGATGGACGCCGACCACGGCGGCCTGCGCGAGATGATCGGCCGCCTCGCGTCGCTGATGGACAGCGATCCGAAGATCGAGCTCCACCTGGTCGCCCATTCGAGCGGCACGTTCCTGCTCGCGCCGCTGGTCCAGCTTGTCACCTCGGAGAAGGGCAAGAAGATCGAGGGCGGCCCGATGCGAGGTCAGCTCGGGCTCGGGCTCCCCATCGAGTCGCTCTCCCTGCTCGCGCCGGCGAGCGCCCTGGACGCGTTCCGCGACACGTACATGCCGCCCATCAAGAGCGGCATGGTGCGCCGGTTCGCCCTGTTCACGCTCACGGACGAAGCGGAGCTCCAGGACCACTGCGAGGTGTACGGCAGGTCGCTCCTCTACCTGGTGTCGAACGCTCTCGAGCGGCGCCCGCGGGTGCCCGGCACGAGCGGCGTCTCGCTGCTCGGCATGGAGGCGGGGCTCCTCGATCCGGAGAACGCCGACGTCCTCTCGCTCCTCACGGAGACCAAGGACGATCGGCCCGTCGTGTTTCCGAGGGCGGAGTGGATCAAGGGACCCAACACGAGGCCTCCTCCCCACGGCTCCGAGGCGCGGCGGCATGAGGACTTCGAGAACGACGCGACCACGTGGAAGTCCGTCATCGCCCGCATCCTCAACCAGCCGTTCGCCGATCACCTGCCGCCCATGTCGGCGCGGGATCCGTGGTGA
- a CDS encoding geranylgeranyl pyrophosphate synthase: MSEDSRAGGGEGARGAVEAALEAEVLRRLASFRARLGSGLGALFDELAARLRLFEGEPGDGYFSHPTALPVLELPLWVATRPGGPPLARDAGSPALPPLAVDLAEAAAVGYLHVRIEDDLLDEGVGEPAATVLLSGALFARHQTLLARVLPGGSAFWGLFEEVWLGYGEAMLLERRLHRGAGPQDGATFRRVLARSRPLVLPAAAALFALSQAEHLAALEEFVSALVAAHQLFADLLHAEKDRDFGNTTYVLSRIWALAAADAAPPSGDVVSAGPRRDQEMRSATALRARLFARGGFDAILEEARCELARAEVAAGALGLPEAARFCREREQYMVAIQRRVFLAFFSALAGDAR; this comes from the coding sequence ATGAGCGAGGACAGCCGCGCAGGGGGAGGCGAGGGCGCGCGAGGCGCCGTCGAGGCGGCGCTCGAGGCCGAGGTGCTGCGGCGGCTCGCGTCGTTCCGGGCCCGGCTGGGGAGCGGGCTCGGTGCGCTGTTCGATGAGCTCGCCGCGCGCCTCAGGCTGTTCGAGGGTGAGCCGGGCGACGGCTACTTCTCGCACCCGACGGCGCTCCCGGTGCTCGAGCTGCCGCTCTGGGTCGCGACGCGTCCCGGCGGGCCGCCGCTCGCGCGGGACGCTGGATCGCCGGCGCTTCCGCCGCTCGCCGTCGATCTCGCCGAGGCGGCAGCGGTCGGGTACCTGCATGTCCGGATCGAGGACGACCTGCTGGACGAGGGGGTCGGTGAGCCTGCAGCGACGGTGCTCCTGTCCGGGGCGTTGTTCGCTCGCCATCAGACGTTGCTCGCCCGCGTGCTGCCCGGCGGAAGCGCGTTCTGGGGCCTCTTCGAAGAGGTCTGGCTCGGGTACGGCGAGGCGATGCTCCTCGAGCGGCGGCTCCACCGCGGCGCAGGCCCGCAGGACGGCGCCACGTTCCGCCGGGTGCTCGCCCGCTCGCGCCCGCTCGTGCTCCCGGCGGCGGCGGCCCTGTTCGCGCTCTCGCAGGCCGAGCACCTGGCCGCCCTCGAGGAGTTCGTTTCCGCCCTCGTGGCAGCGCATCAGCTGTTCGCGGACCTGCTGCACGCCGAGAAAGATCGTGATTTTGGTAACACGACGTATGTGCTCTCCAGGATCTGGGCGCTCGCTGCGGCGGATGCGGCGCCGCCGAGCGGGGACGTCGTCTCTGCCGGGCCTCGTCGCGATCAGGAGATGCGCAGCGCGACGGCGCTGCGCGCGCGGCTGTTTGCGCGCGGCGGCTTCGACGCCATCCTGGAGGAGGCGCGTTGTGAGCTCGCTCGCGCCGAGGTCGCCGCCGGGGCCCTCGGGCTACCGGAGGCTGCGCGTTTCTGCAGGGAGCGCGAGCAGTACATGGTCGCGATCCAGCGGCGGGTATTCCTCGCGTTCTTCAGCGCGCTCGCTGGCGACGCGCGATGA
- a CDS encoding Franean1_4349 family RiPP, translated as MTSKKSEAELIGRAVVDSSFRQQLLADPERTIQAEGYDVGAETLQRIRDAATSTPEAVDAAIAAAAREGGVGM; from the coding sequence GTGACGTCGAAGAAATCAGAGGCAGAGCTCATCGGTCGTGCCGTCGTGGATTCGAGCTTCCGTCAGCAGCTCCTTGCCGATCCCGAGCGCACCATCCAGGCGGAGGGATACGACGTCGGCGCGGAGACGCTCCAGCGCATCCGGGATGCCGCGACCTCGACGCCCGAAGCGGTCGATGCGGCCATCGCGGCCGCGGCGCGTGAGGGCGGAGTCGGTATGTGA
- a CDS encoding adenylate/guanylate cyclase domain-containing protein, giving the protein MSIEKSPEIVRIMEAQEMRGEQIVNHIRFAFALLSAATFMHVWRINTPAANQIFAILNGGYLAYSLVLYTFFRLRPGVYVGWLKYVSIFVDLALLTLTALGTARNHSGIIEYFTSYLATVYVLWNLMSGFRYSLAACLYSAGLSAVFNSIVLAVTVGSGAVPISSVSVHGKNAINIADQCQQILFIALPGVVAGIIARMSRNLVVRAEVESMARLRLEREKQELGRYLSKDLVDFVLSDPRRLKLGGTRRHVSVMFTDIRNFTPLTESVEPEAVVSFLNEYFTEMVDIVFRYGGTLDKYIGDGLMAVFGAPLSVEDAPKRAVIAAIEMVQALERMNQRKLLGGGEIQMGVGIATGTVISGNIGSLQRMEYTCIGDTVNTAARLEQFNKELGSKIIICQTTYATLDDSIPAQPTGALSIRGKSRQVHPYIVDHMDLSPARLGELQRELLSRARPMDSMPPRAPAALRSKE; this is encoded by the coding sequence ATGAGCATCGAGAAGTCGCCCGAGATCGTGCGGATCATGGAGGCGCAGGAGATGCGCGGGGAGCAGATCGTGAACCACATCCGGTTCGCGTTCGCGCTGCTCAGCGCCGCCACCTTCATGCACGTGTGGCGGATCAACACCCCGGCCGCCAACCAGATCTTCGCGATCCTGAACGGCGGGTACCTCGCCTACTCGCTCGTGCTCTACACGTTCTTCCGGCTGCGCCCCGGCGTCTACGTGGGCTGGCTCAAGTACGTGAGCATCTTCGTCGACCTCGCGCTCCTGACGCTCACGGCCCTGGGGACGGCGAGGAACCACTCGGGGATCATCGAGTACTTCACGAGCTACCTCGCGACCGTCTACGTGCTCTGGAACCTGATGTCGGGCTTCCGCTACAGCCTCGCGGCGTGCCTGTACTCGGCGGGGCTGTCGGCCGTCTTCAACTCGATCGTGCTCGCCGTCACGGTCGGCTCCGGCGCGGTCCCGATCAGCTCGGTGTCCGTCCACGGGAAGAACGCCATCAACATCGCGGACCAGTGCCAGCAGATCCTCTTCATCGCGCTCCCCGGCGTCGTTGCCGGCATCATCGCGCGGATGTCGCGCAACCTGGTCGTGCGGGCCGAGGTGGAGTCCATGGCCCGCCTCCGGCTCGAGCGCGAGAAGCAGGAGCTCGGCCGGTATCTATCGAAGGATCTCGTCGACTTCGTCCTGTCCGATCCGAGGCGGCTCAAGCTCGGAGGAACGCGGCGGCACGTCTCGGTGATGTTCACCGACATCCGCAACTTCACCCCGCTCACCGAGTCGGTCGAGCCGGAGGCCGTGGTCTCGTTCCTGAACGAGTACTTCACGGAGATGGTCGACATCGTGTTCCGCTACGGGGGCACGCTCGACAAGTACATCGGCGACGGCCTGATGGCGGTGTTCGGCGCGCCGCTCTCGGTCGAGGACGCGCCGAAGCGCGCCGTGATCGCGGCGATCGAGATGGTGCAGGCGCTCGAGCGCATGAACCAGCGGAAGCTCCTCGGCGGCGGCGAGATCCAGATGGGCGTCGGGATCGCGACCGGCACCGTCATCTCCGGCAACATCGGCTCGCTCCAGCGCATGGAGTACACCTGCATCGGGGATACGGTAAACACGGCCGCCCGCCTCGAGCAGTTCAACAAGGAGCTCGGCTCCAAGATCATCATCTGCCAGACGACGTACGCGACCCTCGACGACTCCATCCCGGCGCAGCCGACCGGCGCGCTGAGCATCCGAGGCAAGAGCCGTCAGGTCCACCCGTACATCGTGGACCACATGGATCTCTCTCCGGCGCGCCTGGGCGAGCTCCAGCGAGAGCTCCTCTCGAGGGCCCGTCCCATGGACTCGATGCCGCCGCGGGCGCCGGCCGCCCTTCGCAGCAAGGAATAG